A portion of the Amyelois transitella isolate CPQ chromosome 2, ilAmyTran1.1, whole genome shotgun sequence genome contains these proteins:
- the LOC106129043 gene encoding zinc finger protein chinmo isoform X3, translating into MDSQQQQYCLKWNSFGSNLATSFANLWNSESLADVTLYCEGRQFKAHKVILAACSKHFQELFDTAPPSHAGACYVILEATTADNMQALLEFMYKGEVHVSQDALSSFLKSGENLQVKGLSMEMSPDAWVKQQATPTTGDRQTRVKTSPVSGNGNGEVQESAPPQSHTATFAPIMSQYGMPIHTSGGNMGRYAPPAHLPIHSTSHRRPAPPKPSPAQSPHARNYRQSSSSSHCGSVADEPDTRSSPGASARYEDNPSDCTSTLGNAIKNNGYERSASANDEMVDHMNSEQGAEDLRIKSENDYHAATYNSSPPPPASVPTTNYHDKPMATSPLPPKPSPEIWPAKIITSKSGGIATADGKKLKCPYCERLYGYETNLRAHIRQRHQGIRVPCPHCSRTFTRNNTVRRHIAREHRHQVTPHLPQGPLPNHTQ; encoded by the exons GTCGCCAGTTCAAAGCCCACAAGGTGATCCTGGCAGCGTGCAGCAAACATTTTCAAGAGCTGTTCGACACAGCGCCACCGAGCCATGCTGGGGCCTGCTACGTTATCCTCGAAGCCACTACTGCGGACAACATGCAGGCCTTGCTCGAATTCATGTACAAAGGAGAGGTTCATGTCAGTCAGGATGCGCTGTCCAGCTTCCTCAAAAGTGGGGAGAATTTACAG GTTAAAGGGTTGTCGATGGAGATGTCCCCGGATGCGTGGGTGAAGCAACAGGCCACACCCACCACGGGGGATCGTCAGACACGAGTCAAGACGAGTCCGGTTTCAGGGAATGGGAATGGTGAAGTACAG GAGTCTGCTCCGCCACAGTCCCACACGGCTACGTTCGCCCCGATCATGTCACAATACGGTATGCCGATCCACACGAGCGGTGGTAACATGGGCCGGTACGCGCCGCCAGCCCATCTACCCATTCACTCCACTTCTCACCGACGACCCGCCCCTCCGAAACCCTCGCCAGCGCAGAGCCCACATGCTAGGAATTACAG ACAAAGTTCGTCATCATCGCACTGCGGCAGCGTAGCCGACGAGCCGGATACGCGGTCTTCGCCCGGCGCAAGCGCCCGGTATGAAGACAACCCGTCTGACTGTACGTCCACTCTCGGGAACGCCATAAAGAACAATGGCTACGAACGCAGCGCATCGGCCAATGACGAGATGGTAGACCACATGAATAGCGAACAAGGTGCAGAAG ATCTTCGGATAAAAAGCGAGAATGATTACCACGCGGCCACCTATAACAGCTCTCCACCTCCGCCGGCGTCGGTGCCCACCACCAACTACCACGACAAGCCCATGGCTACGTCGCCATTGCCGCCCAAACCTAGCCCAGAAATCTGGCCAGCCAAGATTATTACTAGCAAGTCTGGAGGGATTGCAACAGCTGATG GTAAAAAGCTAAAGTGTCCATACTGCGAGCGACTATACGGCTACGAGACGAACCTGCGCGCGCACATCCGACAGCGGCACCAGGGCATCCGCGTGCCGTGCCCGCACTGCTCGCGCACCTTCACCAGGAACAACACCGTGCGCCGGCACATTGCGCGCGAGCACCGCCACCAGGTCACCCCCCACCTCCCGCAAGGGCCCCTCCCCAATCATACGCAGTAA